Proteins from a genomic interval of Brucella intermedia LMG 3301:
- a CDS encoding DUF983 domain-containing protein: MSTLEANSAQNIQVFGGESPKAAHPKRPLGEAMWRGFRGRCPHCGEGKLFRAFVKPVAQCSVCDEDYTEQRADDLPAYLTILIVGHVVVGAFMGVEATTNLPLWAHMAIWGPLTVIMSLLLLQPIKGATIGLQWALYMHGFGGKGDGEYGDVT; this comes from the coding sequence ATGAGCACGCTAGAGGCCAATTCCGCGCAGAATATACAGGTTTTCGGAGGGGAAAGCCCCAAGGCGGCCCACCCGAAACGCCCTTTGGGCGAAGCCATGTGGCGCGGATTTCGCGGACGTTGCCCGCATTGCGGTGAAGGAAAACTGTTCCGGGCCTTTGTGAAACCCGTGGCGCAATGTTCCGTGTGTGATGAAGACTACACAGAACAACGTGCTGACGATCTTCCTGCCTATCTGACCATCTTGATCGTAGGGCACGTGGTCGTGGGTGCCTTCATGGGCGTTGAAGCAACCACCAATCTTCCGCTTTGGGCTCATATGGCGATCTGGGGCCCCCTGACCGTGATCATGTCGCTGCTGCTTTTGCAGCCAATCAAAGGCGCAACCATCGGGCTGCAATGGGCGCTGTACATGCACGGTTTTGGAGGCAAGGGTGACGGCGAATATGGCGACGTGACCTAA
- a CDS encoding metal-dependent hydrolase has protein sequence MKLTWLGHAAFRVETARAVILIDPFLNGNPGAKGIDFKEVTSGVTHIALTHGHGDHVGDTVAIAREHGATVIANADLASWLGSQGVEKVDPGNTGGTVAHDGFTITFVNALHSSAMLTENGVSQALGNPNGLVFHFEDAPTLYHMGDTDIFSDMGLINELHQPEIGIVPIGDRFTMGGAVAALACQRYFNFKTVLPCHYGSFPIIDQTADKFAEGMADHRETKVLTDPAGTVHSF, from the coding sequence ATGAAACTTACATGGCTTGGCCACGCCGCCTTCCGCGTTGAAACTGCAAGGGCCGTCATTCTCATCGATCCGTTTCTCAACGGAAATCCCGGTGCGAAGGGCATAGATTTCAAGGAAGTAACCAGCGGTGTGACCCACATCGCGCTGACGCACGGCCACGGCGATCACGTCGGCGATACGGTAGCAATTGCAAGGGAACATGGTGCGACGGTTATCGCCAACGCCGATCTTGCAAGCTGGCTCGGCAGTCAGGGCGTGGAAAAGGTCGATCCCGGCAATACGGGCGGCACGGTGGCGCATGACGGCTTTACCATTACATTCGTCAACGCACTTCATTCCTCGGCAATGCTGACGGAAAACGGCGTATCGCAGGCATTGGGCAATCCGAACGGTCTGGTGTTCCATTTCGAGGATGCGCCGACGCTTTATCATATGGGAGACACGGATATCTTTTCCGATATGGGGCTTATCAACGAGCTTCATCAGCCAGAGATCGGGATCGTTCCCATTGGCGATCGCTTTACGATGGGCGGTGCGGTTGCGGCTCTCGCCTGCCAGCGTTACTTCAATTTCAAAACCGTGCTGCCGTGCCATTACGGCTCGTTCCCCATCATCGATCAGACGGCGGACAAGTTCGCTGAAGGAATGGCAGACCATCGCGAGACAAAAGTGCTGACCGATCCGGCTGGAACTGTCCACAGCTTCTAA
- the ruvX gene encoding Holliday junction resolvase RuvX: MAVVEIEEIPALLQPGKTIAGLDLGTKTIGLAVSDLGLSFAHPRPVIKRVKFSIDAQVLLKALDADKVGVIVIGLPMNMDGTSGPRVQATRAFVRTMQPLTDLPFVFWDERLSTVAAERALIGMDVSRGKRAERIDSAAAAFILQGALDRLHSIRRSVSDDYDAG, encoded by the coding sequence ATGGCTGTCGTTGAAATCGAGGAAATTCCGGCGCTGCTTCAGCCCGGAAAGACCATTGCCGGACTGGACTTGGGAACCAAGACCATCGGCCTTGCGGTATCGGACCTCGGTCTTTCCTTCGCCCATCCGCGCCCGGTCATCAAACGGGTGAAGTTTTCGATCGACGCACAAGTGCTTCTGAAAGCTCTCGACGCCGACAAGGTCGGCGTTATCGTCATCGGTTTGCCTATGAATATGGATGGAACATCGGGTCCCCGCGTTCAGGCCACGCGGGCATTTGTGCGCACCATGCAGCCGCTCACCGACTTGCCCTTTGTGTTCTGGGACGAGCGCCTGTCGACGGTCGCCGCCGAACGGGCGCTTATCGGCATGGACGTCTCTCGAGGCAAGCGGGCCGAACGTATCGATTCGGCGGCCGCAGCTTTCATTCTTCAAGGGGCGCTCGACCGCCTGCACAGCATCAGGCGGTCGGTATCCGACGATTACGACGCCGGATAA
- a CDS encoding aspartate carbamoyltransferase catalytic subunit has protein sequence MTNQTVPPLFPHRHLLGIKGLSPLDILCLLDLADQEIAVSRQPEKKKSVLRGRTQINLFFEASTRTQSSFELAGKRLGADVMNMSVGNSSVKKGETLIDTAMTLNAMQPDILVIRHASAGAAALLAQKVGCSVVNAGDGAHEHPTQALLDALTIRRAKGQIENLIVAICGDVLHSRVARSNILLLNALGARVRVVAPSTLLPSGMADMSVEVFNSMEEGLKDADVVMMLRLQRERMAGSFVPSVREYFRFYGLDKEKLKHAEPDALVMHPGPMNRGVEIASDVADGPQSVIQQQVEMGVAMRMAVMEALLDPRRNLGNGENA, from the coding sequence ATGACAAATCAAACGGTCCCTCCGCTTTTCCCTCACCGCCACCTGCTGGGCATCAAGGGGCTTTCGCCCCTGGACATTCTCTGCCTTCTTGATCTCGCCGATCAGGAAATCGCTGTTTCCCGACAGCCCGAGAAGAAAAAGTCCGTGCTGCGAGGTCGCACGCAAATCAATCTCTTCTTTGAAGCATCGACACGAACGCAATCATCGTTTGAGCTGGCCGGAAAACGGCTCGGTGCGGACGTCATGAATATGTCGGTCGGTAATTCATCGGTCAAGAAAGGCGAAACGCTCATCGATACCGCGATGACGCTGAACGCCATGCAGCCGGATATACTGGTCATCCGTCACGCCTCGGCAGGCGCTGCCGCCCTGCTCGCGCAGAAAGTCGGCTGTTCGGTCGTCAACGCCGGTGATGGCGCGCATGAACATCCAACACAAGCACTTCTTGACGCTCTCACTATCCGCCGCGCCAAAGGCCAGATCGAAAATCTGATCGTCGCCATATGCGGCGATGTGCTGCATTCCCGCGTGGCACGCTCCAACATTCTTCTTCTCAATGCTCTTGGCGCGCGGGTGCGTGTCGTCGCGCCATCCACGCTCCTGCCCTCCGGCATGGCGGACATGAGCGTCGAGGTCTTCAACTCGATGGAAGAAGGCTTGAAGGACGCGGATGTCGTCATGATGCTGCGGCTTCAGCGTGAGCGCATGGCCGGTTCATTTGTGCCTTCGGTACGCGAATATTTCCGCTTCTATGGCCTCGACAAGGAAAAGCTGAAACACGCCGAGCCGGACGCCCTTGTCATGCATCCCGGCCCGATGAATCGCGGCGTTGAGATCGCATCTGACGTTGCCGACGGGCCGCAAAGCGTCATCCAGCAACAGGTTGAAATGGGGGTTGCCATGCGCATGGCCGTAATGGAAGCCCTGCTCGACCCGCGACGCAACCTGGGCAATGGAGAAAATGCATGA
- the rnr gene encoding ribonuclease R: MARRFSKSDTGRSARTERRAAKAKSAEGKSDPHAFLPTREEVLKYIEENPDRAGKRELAKAFNIKGDARVYLKDLLRELSDEGLVEKRARRLSRPGALPAVTVLDITGRDEDGGLLARPSEWDEAGYGKPPAILIRRTRLNKASEGGPAVGVGDRVLAKIFRNEDRDGPDYTARVMKRLEHRTNAVLGIVRKLGNGEWRLDPVNRKQPEVQLDPGHLENAEAGDLVEVDLISSRRQGLPRGKVRQVVGSIDSEKALSMIAIHEHEIPHVFPAEALSEAEAATAATMDGREDWRDIPLLTIDPADAKDHDDAVYAEPDQDPENPGGQIVIVAIADVAAYVRPDSALDREAQKRGNSVYFPDRVVPMLPERISNNLCSLRELEDRPALAVRMVFAADGRKKSHKFHRIMMKSAAKLAYSQAQAAIDGAPDDKTSPILDSILKPLWNAYAVLKRGRDAREPLELDLPEKKILLTPDGKVDKVIVPERLDAHKLIEEFMIQANVAAAETLEARRQPLIFRIHDAPALAKQETLREFLRTLDLSLAKGAELQPAQFNRILEAVEGSDHQELVNQVVLRTQSQAEYNPDNIGHFGLHLRRYAHFTSPIRRYADLIVHRALIKALNLGNDGLTADEEAHLEEISALISSTERRAMLAERETVDRLIAHFLAAHLGDEYEGRVTGVTRAGLFVNLATYGADGLVPISTLGHEYYLYDEANHAIAGERSGKGFRLGDTVTVRLVEALPVAGALRFEMVSEPHPLPMATRSHHKASRTMRGRRGKPAGIPRQKRRGR, encoded by the coding sequence TTGGCACGCCGTTTTTCCAAATCCGATACCGGTCGTTCCGCGCGGACCGAACGGCGTGCAGCCAAAGCAAAATCCGCCGAGGGCAAGAGCGATCCCCACGCGTTTCTGCCGACCCGCGAAGAGGTTCTCAAATATATTGAGGAGAATCCCGACAGGGCGGGAAAGCGGGAACTGGCGAAAGCCTTCAACATCAAGGGCGATGCGCGGGTCTATCTGAAAGACCTTCTGCGCGAACTTTCTGACGAGGGCCTTGTTGAAAAACGCGCCCGCAGGCTATCTCGCCCCGGTGCGCTACCTGCCGTCACTGTGCTTGATATTACCGGACGCGACGAAGATGGCGGTTTGCTCGCACGCCCGTCGGAATGGGATGAAGCAGGTTATGGCAAGCCACCCGCCATCCTGATCCGCCGCACCCGGCTCAACAAAGCGTCTGAAGGCGGCCCGGCCGTCGGCGTTGGGGATCGCGTTCTAGCCAAAATATTCCGCAATGAAGATCGTGACGGGCCGGACTATACCGCGCGAGTGATGAAGCGTCTCGAGCACCGAACAAATGCGGTGCTCGGTATTGTGCGCAAGCTCGGCAATGGTGAATGGCGGCTTGACCCGGTAAACCGCAAGCAGCCGGAAGTGCAGCTCGATCCGGGCCATCTGGAAAATGCGGAAGCCGGTGATCTTGTTGAAGTCGACCTGATTTCCTCCCGGCGTCAGGGATTGCCGCGCGGCAAGGTTCGGCAGGTGGTAGGCTCGATCGACAGCGAAAAAGCCCTGTCGATGATTGCCATCCACGAGCATGAAATCCCGCATGTTTTCCCGGCTGAAGCGCTGAGCGAAGCAGAAGCTGCGACCGCAGCCACGATGGATGGCCGCGAAGACTGGCGCGATATTCCACTTCTCACCATCGATCCGGCGGATGCCAAGGATCATGATGATGCTGTTTACGCCGAGCCGGACCAGGACCCCGAGAATCCGGGAGGCCAGATCGTCATTGTGGCTATAGCGGACGTCGCCGCCTATGTCCGTCCCGATTCTGCGCTCGACCGCGAAGCCCAAAAACGCGGTAACTCGGTCTACTTCCCGGACCGCGTCGTGCCGATGCTGCCAGAGCGGATTTCAAACAATCTCTGTTCGCTTCGTGAACTGGAAGACCGCCCTGCCCTTGCGGTCCGTATGGTTTTTGCGGCCGACGGACGCAAGAAATCGCACAAATTTCACCGCATCATGATGAAATCGGCGGCGAAGCTGGCCTATTCGCAGGCGCAGGCCGCGATCGACGGTGCGCCGGATGACAAGACTTCGCCTATTCTCGACAGCATACTGAAACCGCTGTGGAACGCCTATGCCGTGCTGAAGCGGGGGCGTGACGCGCGCGAACCGCTGGAACTCGATCTGCCGGAAAAGAAAATCCTGCTCACGCCCGACGGCAAGGTCGACAAGGTCATCGTTCCCGAACGGCTCGATGCGCACAAGCTCATCGAAGAGTTCATGATTCAGGCGAACGTTGCCGCCGCTGAAACATTGGAAGCGCGCCGCCAGCCGCTTATTTTCCGCATTCACGACGCCCCAGCGCTTGCAAAGCAGGAAACCTTGCGTGAATTTCTGAGGACGCTGGACCTGAGCCTCGCCAAGGGAGCCGAGTTGCAGCCGGCGCAATTCAATCGGATTCTTGAGGCCGTCGAGGGCTCTGATCATCAGGAACTAGTCAACCAGGTGGTGTTGCGCACACAGAGCCAGGCAGAATATAACCCCGACAATATCGGGCATTTTGGCCTGCATTTGCGTCGCTATGCGCACTTCACCTCGCCGATCCGCCGCTACGCCGACCTTATCGTTCATCGCGCTCTGATCAAGGCCCTGAACCTCGGCAACGATGGCCTCACCGCCGATGAAGAAGCGCATCTGGAGGAAATCTCTGCGCTGATTTCCTCGACCGAGCGTCGCGCCATGCTGGCCGAACGCGAAACGGTGGATCGTCTTATCGCTCATTTCCTCGCCGCACATCTCGGTGATGAATATGAGGGACGCGTTACCGGGGTGACGAGAGCGGGCCTCTTCGTGAACCTTGCGACATATGGCGCAGACGGGCTGGTGCCCATTTCAACTTTGGGTCATGAATACTATCTATATGACGAAGCGAACCATGCGATTGCCGGTGAGCGGAGCGGCAAGGGCTTCCGTTTGGGCGATACAGTGACGGTTCGGCTTGTGGAAGCGCTCCCCGTGGCGGGTGCGCTTCGTTTTGAGATGGTTTCGGAACCGCATCCTCTGCCGATGGCGACCCGCTCGCATCACAAGGCAAGCCGGACGATGCGTGGACGAAGGGGTAAACCCGCGGGCATCCCGCGTCAGAAGAGAAGAGGTCGCTGA
- the gatC gene encoding Asp-tRNA(Asn)/Glu-tRNA(Gln) amidotransferase subunit GatC: MSVDISTVKRVAHLARIAVSDDDAERMTGELNAILGFVEQLNEVDVDGIEPMTSVTPMDMRMREDKVTDGGIAAAVVANAPVTEDNFFVVPKVVE; the protein is encoded by the coding sequence ATGTCCGTCGATATTTCCACCGTCAAGCGCGTCGCGCATCTGGCGCGTATCGCTGTCAGCGACGACGATGCCGAACGCATGACCGGCGAACTCAATGCTATTCTGGGCTTTGTCGAACAATTGAACGAAGTCGATGTCGACGGTATCGAGCCGATGACTTCCGTTACGCCAATGGACATGCGCATGCGCGAAGACAAGGTGACCGATGGCGGCATTGCTGCCGCAGTGGTCGCCAACGCACCGGTTACGGAAGACAATTTCTTCGTCGTCCCAAAGGTCGTGGAGTAG
- the topA gene encoding type I DNA topoisomerase, which translates to MNVVVVESPAKAKTINKYLGSNYKVLASFGHVRDLPAKDGSVRPDEDFAMSWEVDSNSSKRLADIVKALKDSDGIILATDPDREGEAISWHVLEVLNQKKALKGKTVKRVAFNAITKKAVLDAIANPRDIDEPLVDAYLARRALDYLVGFTLSPVLWRKLPGARSAGRVQSVALRLVADRESEIERFIREEYWNIAALLKTPRNDSFTARLTAVDGKKLGKLDIKNGEQATAIRTMLEGASFKALSVEAKPTKRNPGPPFTTSTLQQAASGQLGFSASRTMQVAQRLYEGVDVGGETAGLITYMRTDGVQMAPEAINAARDAIGKSFGAKYVPEKPRYYSSKAKNAQEAHEAIRPTDFSRHPKDVRRYLDDDQARLYELIWKRAIASQMQAADIERTTVDIEAVNGSRSALLRANGSVTRFDGFLAAYMDHREEEDDEEDSAKLPEIRSGEALAREKIDATQHSTEPPPRYSEASLIKKMEELGIGRPSTYAATLATLRDREYITIDKRKLIPEPKGRLVTAFLESFFERYVEYDFTADLEEKLDLISDGKLSWKDVLRDFWRDFSGSVDDIKELRVTNVLDALNEELAPLVFPAREDGSDPRSCPTCGTGTLSLKLGKYGAFVGCSNYPECKYTRQLGGDANGEAAAADEPKSLGKDPFTGEEITARTGRFGPYVQRGEGKEAKRASLPKGWTVDALDHEKAVALLSLPRDIGQHPETGKMISAGIGRYGPYVSHDGTFANLENAEEVFSVGLNRAVSVLADKQSKGGGRGRSTPAALATLGDHPDGGSITVRDGRYGPYVNWGKVNATLPKGKNPASVTLEEALALITEKAGSSKSKKAPARKASASTEKKAAAKKPAAKKAPAKAKSTAKPKAKSKAEAAEE; encoded by the coding sequence ATGAACGTCGTTGTTGTCGAATCGCCTGCCAAGGCAAAAACCATCAATAAATATCTTGGTTCGAACTATAAGGTTCTGGCCTCGTTCGGTCATGTGCGAGACTTGCCAGCTAAAGACGGCTCGGTTCGCCCCGATGAAGATTTTGCAATGTCGTGGGAGGTGGATAGCAATTCCTCCAAACGTCTTGCAGATATTGTCAAAGCGTTGAAAGACAGCGACGGCATCATTCTCGCAACCGATCCGGATCGCGAAGGTGAGGCCATTTCCTGGCATGTGCTCGAAGTACTGAACCAGAAGAAGGCGCTCAAAGGCAAGACGGTCAAGCGTGTGGCATTCAATGCCATTACCAAGAAAGCTGTTCTCGATGCCATTGCCAATCCACGCGATATTGATGAGCCTCTGGTTGACGCCTATCTGGCGCGCCGCGCACTGGACTATCTCGTCGGTTTCACGCTTTCGCCCGTGCTATGGCGCAAACTGCCGGGCGCGCGTTCGGCTGGCCGCGTTCAGTCAGTAGCGCTGCGTCTCGTCGCGGATCGCGAATCCGAGATCGAGCGCTTCATTCGGGAGGAGTACTGGAACATTGCCGCGCTGTTGAAGACACCGCGCAATGACAGTTTTACTGCCCGCCTGACGGCTGTTGACGGCAAGAAGCTCGGCAAGCTCGATATCAAGAATGGCGAACAGGCAACCGCCATTCGCACCATGCTTGAAGGCGCAAGCTTCAAGGCGCTGTCCGTTGAGGCAAAGCCGACCAAGCGCAATCCCGGACCGCCATTCACCACGTCAACCTTGCAGCAGGCGGCATCCGGCCAGCTCGGTTTCTCCGCATCGCGCACCATGCAGGTGGCGCAGCGGCTTTATGAAGGCGTCGATGTCGGTGGCGAAACTGCCGGCCTGATCACCTATATGCGTACCGACGGTGTGCAGATGGCGCCGGAAGCCATCAATGCGGCCCGCGATGCAATCGGCAAGAGCTTCGGCGCGAAATATGTGCCGGAAAAGCCTCGCTATTATTCCAGCAAGGCCAAGAACGCGCAGGAAGCGCACGAAGCCATCCGCCCGACGGATTTCTCCCGCCATCCGAAGGACGTGCGCCGCTATCTCGACGACGATCAGGCACGGCTTTATGAATTGATCTGGAAGCGCGCCATCGCAAGCCAGATGCAGGCCGCCGATATCGAGCGTACCACGGTCGACATCGAGGCGGTCAATGGCTCGCGTTCGGCCCTCCTGCGGGCCAATGGATCGGTCACCAGGTTCGATGGCTTTCTCGCTGCCTATATGGATCACCGCGAGGAAGAAGACGACGAGGAGGATAGCGCAAAGCTGCCGGAAATTCGTTCAGGCGAAGCCCTGGCACGCGAAAAGATCGATGCGACGCAGCATTCGACCGAGCCTCCCCCGCGCTATTCGGAAGCTTCGCTCATCAAGAAGATGGAAGAACTGGGCATCGGCCGTCCTTCGACCTATGCCGCCACGCTGGCCACGCTGCGTGACCGTGAATATATCACGATCGACAAGCGCAAGCTTATTCCAGAGCCCAAGGGGCGTCTGGTTACGGCCTTCCTCGAAAGCTTCTTCGAGCGTTATGTGGAATATGATTTCACGGCTGACCTTGAGGAAAAGCTCGATCTCATTTCCGACGGCAAGCTTTCGTGGAAAGATGTGCTGCGCGATTTCTGGCGCGATTTCTCCGGCTCCGTCGATGACATCAAGGAACTGCGCGTTACCAATGTTCTCGATGCGCTGAACGAAGAGCTGGCACCGCTGGTGTTTCCGGCGCGCGAAGACGGCAGTGACCCTCGCTCATGCCCGACCTGCGGCACGGGCACCCTGTCGTTGAAACTCGGTAAATACGGTGCTTTCGTCGGCTGTTCCAATTATCCGGAATGCAAATATACGCGCCAGCTCGGCGGTGACGCCAATGGCGAAGCCGCGGCTGCGGATGAACCGAAATCGCTCGGCAAAGATCCGTTCACCGGTGAGGAAATCACTGCACGGACAGGCCGTTTCGGCCCCTATGTCCAGCGCGGCGAAGGCAAGGAAGCCAAGCGCGCCAGCCTCCCGAAAGGCTGGACCGTCGATGCGCTCGATCATGAGAAAGCCGTTGCGCTTCTGTCGCTGCCGCGTGATATTGGTCAGCATCCCGAGACCGGCAAGATGATCTCCGCCGGGATTGGTCGCTATGGGCCCTATGTCAGCCACGATGGCACTTTCGCCAATCTGGAAAATGCCGAAGAGGTTTTCTCTGTCGGTCTTAACCGTGCGGTATCGGTTTTGGCCGACAAGCAATCGAAGGGTGGCGGTCGTGGCCGTTCTACTCCGGCAGCATTGGCGACGCTTGGCGACCATCCAGACGGCGGGTCAATCACTGTTCGCGACGGGCGCTATGGACCTTATGTCAATTGGGGTAAGGTCAACGCCACCTTGCCGAAGGGCAAGAACCCGGCGAGCGTTACGCTGGAAGAAGCACTGGCGCTGATTACGGAAAAAGCCGGCTCTTCCAAGAGCAAGAAAGCCCCTGCCCGCAAAGCTTCGGCCAGCACGGAAAAGAAAGCTGCTGCAAAGAAGCCTGCGGCCAAGAAAGCGCCAGCAAAAGCCAAGTCGACAGCCAAGCCGAAAGCCAAATCCAAGGCCGAGGCGGCAGAGGAGTAA
- a CDS encoding dihydroorotase, translating into MSAILFENARIVDPSRGLDETGSVLIRDGKIVAAGANARNQGAPEGAEIVDLNGKAVLPGMVDARVFIGEPGAEHRETIASASRAAAAGGVTSIIMMPDTDPVIDDVALVEFVKRTARDTAVVNVHPAAAITKGLRGEEMTEIGLLRDAGAVAFTEGRQTIANTQLMRRALTYARDFNAVIACETRDPYLGANGVMNEGLFASWLGLSGSPREAEVIPLERDLRLAALTNSNYHAAQLSCEMSAEAVRRAKDLGAKVTAGVSINHLSLNENDIGEFRTFFRLSPPLRSEQDRLAMVEAVKNGTIDIVVSAHDPQDVDTKRLPFSDAEAGAIGLETLLGAALRLYHNDSIPLLRLVEVLSTAPAKIFGLDAGTLKPGAKADLAIVDLEEPWVVRAEDLHSLSKNSCFESARFQGRVVHTLVAGKTVYSA; encoded by the coding sequence ATGAGCGCGATCCTCTTTGAAAACGCGCGCATCGTCGATCCGTCGCGTGGTCTCGATGAAACCGGCAGCGTTTTGATCCGCGATGGAAAGATCGTTGCCGCCGGTGCCAACGCCCGCAATCAGGGTGCGCCGGAAGGTGCCGAAATCGTCGACCTGAACGGCAAGGCAGTGTTACCCGGCATGGTGGATGCGCGTGTCTTTATCGGTGAACCCGGCGCAGAACATCGCGAAACCATCGCCTCGGCAAGCCGTGCGGCAGCTGCGGGCGGCGTGACCTCCATCATCATGATGCCCGACACCGATCCGGTGATCGATGACGTGGCGCTCGTGGAATTCGTCAAGCGCACGGCACGCGATACGGCCGTCGTCAATGTGCATCCGGCAGCGGCGATCACCAAAGGCTTGCGCGGCGAAGAGATGACCGAAATCGGCCTCTTGCGCGATGCTGGTGCGGTTGCCTTCACGGAAGGCAGGCAGACCATCGCCAACACACAGCTCATGCGGCGCGCGCTGACCTATGCTCGCGATTTCAATGCCGTGATTGCCTGCGAAACGCGCGATCCTTATCTCGGCGCAAACGGCGTGATGAACGAAGGTCTGTTTGCAAGCTGGCTTGGACTTTCCGGCAGTCCCCGGGAAGCGGAAGTGATTCCGCTGGAGCGCGATCTGCGTCTGGCAGCGCTGACCAACAGCAACTATCACGCCGCACAGCTTTCCTGCGAAATGTCGGCGGAGGCCGTACGCCGCGCCAAGGATCTGGGCGCCAAGGTGACGGCAGGTGTATCGATCAACCATTTGTCGCTCAATGAGAATGACATTGGAGAATTCCGCACCTTCTTCCGTCTTTCCCCGCCCCTGCGCAGCGAACAGGACCGCCTTGCCATGGTCGAAGCCGTGAAAAACGGCACCATCGACATTGTCGTTTCGGCTCACGACCCGCAGGACGTCGATACCAAACGCCTGCCTTTCTCGGATGCCGAAGCCGGTGCCATCGGCCTCGAAACACTCCTGGGAGCTGCACTCCGCCTCTATCACAATGACAGCATTCCGCTCCTGCGGCTGGTGGAGGTTCTATCGACAGCTCCGGCGAAAATTTTCGGTCTGGATGCCGGTACGCTCAAACCGGGCGCCAAGGCCGATCTTGCCATTGTCGATCTGGAAGAACCATGGGTCGTGCGAGCGGAAGACCTGCACTCACTCTCAAAAAACAGCTGCTTTGAAAGTGCGCGTTTTCAAGGCCGCGTCGTCCACACATTAGTGGCCGGAAAGACCGTATATTCGGCTTGA
- the plsY gene encoding glycerol-3-phosphate 1-O-acyltransferase PlsY has protein sequence MAESGFVSMTLVGALVFGYFLGSIPFGLVLTRLAGLGDVRSIGSGNIGATNVLRTGNKKLAAATLILDALKGTVAVLIASRYGPDAAIGAGFGAFIGHLFPVWIGFKGGKGVATYLGILIGLAWPGALVFAAVWIVTALLTRYSSLAALVASIIVPIALYFQGSPAIAVLFAIMTVFVFYKHKTNIGRLINGTENKIGAKG, from the coding sequence ATGGCCGAATCGGGATTTGTCAGCATGACGCTCGTAGGAGCGCTTGTCTTCGGCTATTTTCTGGGCTCGATTCCTTTTGGCCTGGTTCTGACCCGCCTTGCAGGGTTGGGTGATGTCAGGTCCATCGGCTCGGGCAACATCGGGGCGACGAATGTACTGCGCACCGGTAACAAGAAGCTTGCCGCAGCAACCCTGATCCTCGACGCCCTCAAAGGCACGGTCGCCGTTCTGATCGCTTCACGCTACGGGCCCGATGCCGCAATCGGCGCGGGCTTCGGTGCCTTCATCGGGCATCTTTTTCCGGTATGGATCGGCTTCAAGGGCGGTAAAGGCGTTGCCACCTATCTCGGTATCCTGATCGGTTTGGCATGGCCCGGCGCGCTCGTCTTCGCCGCCGTATGGATCGTAACCGCACTTCTCACGCGGTATTCTTCCCTTGCAGCGCTTGTCGCCAGCATCATTGTTCCAATCGCGCTTTACTTCCAGGGCAGTCCCGCAATCGCGGTCCTCTTCGCGATCATGACAGTCTTTGTCTTCTACAAACACAAGACGAATATAGGGCGCCTGATAAACGGCACCGAAAACAAGATCGGAGCCAAGGGGTGA
- a CDS encoding GNAT family N-acetyltransferase, protein MAIRVSVETPLQDDVRALVDGLNAHLLPLSPLEFQFKMTVEQMAGPDTSVFVARDENGKAVGCGALKMHGDGIAEVKRMFTLPEVRGKRVGSVLVDAIVDLARARSVTRLVLETGTGPGFAGAWRLYENSGFTRCGVVLDYPESEYSAFFEKRLTEAH, encoded by the coding sequence ATGGCCATTCGGGTTTCAGTCGAGACCCCTTTGCAGGACGATGTGCGCGCGCTGGTCGACGGCCTGAATGCGCATCTCCTGCCGCTGTCGCCGCTGGAATTCCAGTTCAAGATGACGGTGGAGCAGATGGCGGGGCCGGATACGTCGGTCTTTGTAGCGCGCGACGAAAACGGCAAGGCTGTCGGCTGCGGTGCCTTGAAGATGCATGGAGATGGCATCGCCGAGGTGAAGCGCATGTTTACCCTCCCGGAAGTGCGCGGCAAGCGCGTTGGCTCGGTTCTGGTCGATGCGATTGTCGATCTGGCGAGGGCGAGGAGCGTGACCCGTCTGGTACTCGAAACGGGAACTGGTCCCGGTTTTGCCGGGGCATGGCGACTTTATGAGAATTCAGGTTTTACGCGCTGCGGTGTGGTTCTGGACTATCCCGAATCTGAATACAGCGCCTTTTTTGAAAAGCGTCTCACTGAGGCGCACTGA